A single window of Haloferax marinisediminis DNA harbors:
- a CDS encoding DUF7521 family protein, with product MHVGLVVAKLVTMLLGFLIAYQAYRGYRRNDSQPMFYVAVGFVFISFGAVIEGILFDVVGLSLSDAGTVATIIVAIGMLSVLYALYGREYRVT from the coding sequence ATGCACGTCGGACTCGTCGTCGCGAAGCTCGTCACGATGCTTCTCGGATTTTTGATCGCCTATCAGGCCTATCGAGGATACCGCAGGAACGACAGTCAACCGATGTTCTACGTCGCAGTTGGCTTCGTCTTCATCAGCTTCGGCGCGGTCATCGAGGGAATTCTGTTCGACGTGGTCGGACTCTCACTCTCCGATGCGGGAACCGTCGCGACGATAATCGTCGCAATCGGTATGTTGAGTGTCCTCTACGCATTGTATGGGCGTGAGTACAGGGTAACGTGA
- a CDS encoding DUF7521 family protein: MVDMITAVLVGVRLVVLLLGVLITFYSYQAYQKTRAPYLRNASIGFGIITVGVFIEGVLFEFAGFDIIIVHLIESIGIGLGFAVLLISLRR; this comes from the coding sequence ATGGTAGACATGATAACTGCGGTGTTGGTCGGTGTTCGGTTGGTCGTTCTTTTACTGGGCGTCCTCATCACGTTCTACAGCTATCAGGCATACCAAAAGACACGGGCACCCTACCTCCGTAATGCCTCGATTGGCTTCGGTATCATCACCGTCGGCGTGTTTATCGAAGGGGTGCTCTTCGAATTCGCTGGATTCGATATCATCATCGTTCACCTCATCGAGTCGATTGGCATCGGTCTCGGATTCGCGGTTCTTCTCATCTCTCTTCGTCGGTGA
- a CDS encoding transcriptional regulator produces the protein MNEERDGREIFAILDDDYARAILEATRREQLSAKALSEECGMSVSTISRRVNTLLEHDLLVERTHIDPSGHHYSEYEAQLEGVDVKLLETGFDVRVELREDAADRFTRIWDEMRKR, from the coding sequence GTGAACGAGGAGCGAGACGGTCGGGAGATCTTCGCCATCCTCGACGATGACTATGCACGCGCAATTCTCGAAGCGACACGCCGCGAACAGCTCTCTGCAAAAGCCCTCAGCGAGGAATGTGGGATGTCTGTTTCGACAATCTCCCGACGTGTCAATACGCTTCTGGAACACGATTTACTCGTCGAACGAACACACATCGACCCGAGCGGACATCACTACAGTGAGTACGAAGCGCAACTCGAAGGAGTCGATGTCAAGCTCCTCGAAACCGGGTTCGACGTGCGGGTCGAACTCCGCGAAGACGCGGCTGACCGATTCACGCGCATCTGGGACGAAATGAGGAAACGATAG